A region from the Triplophysa rosa linkage group LG4, Trosa_1v2, whole genome shotgun sequence genome encodes:
- the slc25a51a gene encoding mitochondrial nicotinamide adenine dinucleotide transporter SLC25A51 — translation MASADPLKPGSEDREQVRVKDQGQESLQNQNHYLCGSMAAFANIAITFPIHKALFRQQLFGLRVREAVLQLQADGLRTLYRGILPPLLQKSSTIAIMFGLYEDFLRLLQLHAPHAPELLTQSVAAVLAGTAEAVLTPFERVQTLLQDPRHHGNLQNTAHTFRLLLKQHGIQELYRGMVPILLRNGPSNALFFGLRGPLKELLPEAETKAGHLVNDFTCGAILGAGLGVVFYPLNVVKSHAQAQIGGEFQSCRAILMAVLRERDGRVSRLFRGVHLNFQRSVFSWGIINATYELLLKMF, via the coding sequence ATGGCCTCTGCCGACCCTTTGAAGCCCGGGTCAGAAGACCGAGAGCAGGTGCGAGTAAAAGACCAAGGTCAGGAGTCACTGCAAAATCAAAACCACTACTTATGCGGCTCTATGGCAGCGTTCGCCAACATTGCCATCACATTTCCAATTCATAAAGCATTGTTCCGCCAGCAGCTGTTTGGGCTGCGGGTGAGGGAGGCCGTGCTTCAGCTTCAGGCCGACGGTTTACGCACTCTGTACCGTGGTATCCTTCCGCCCTTGCTTCAGAAAAGCAGCACCATCGCAATTATGTTTGGACTCTATGAGGACTTCTTGAGGTTGCTACAGCTACATGCTCCTCATGCCCCTGAGCTGTTGACTCAGAGTGTCGCTGCGGTTTTGGCGGGAACAGCTGAAGCCGTACTAACGCCCTTTGAGAGGGTCCAGACTCTATTGCAGGACCCTCGGCATCATGGGAACCTTCAGAACACGGCACATACTTTCCGGCTCTTACTGAAGCAACATGGCATTCAAGAGCTTTATCGAGGCATGGTGCCCATTTTACTCAGGAATGGCCCTAGTAATGCGTTATTCTTTGGTTTGCGTGGACCGCTGAAGGAACTGCTTCCTGAGGCGGAGACAAAGGCGGGGCATTTGGTGAATGATTTTACGTGTGGGGCGATTTTGGGAGCGGGGCTCGGGGTTGTGTTTTACCCGCTGAACGTTGTTAAGTCTCATGCACAAGCGCAGATTGGAGGGGAGTTTCAGTCTTGCAGAGCGATTTTGATGGCGGTTTTGAGAGAGCGGGACGGGAGGGTGAGCCGCCTGTTTCGGGGGGTACATTTGAACTTCCAAAGATCCGTTTTTTCATGGGGGATCATAAATGCTACATATGAACTTCTACTGAAAATGTTCTAG